From a single Pseudomonas cremoricolorata genomic region:
- the murD gene encoding UDP-N-acetylmuramoyl-L-alanine--D-glutamate ligase produces the protein MSLIASDHFRIVVGLGKSGMSLVRFLANRGIAFAVADTRAQPPELETLRRDYPQVEVRCGELDVDFLCRADELYVSPGLALATPALHAAAERGVRLSGDIELFARHAKAPIVAITGSNAKSTVTTLVGDMAQAAGKRVAVGGNLGTPALDLLDDEIELYVLELSSFQLETTDQLNAKVATVLNISEDHMDRYSGLPAYHMAKHRIFRGAEQVVINRADALSRPLPVEGRPTWSFGLNAPDFKAFGLREFDGEKYLAFEFERLLPVRELKVRGAHNQSNALAALALGHAVGLPFAPMLEALRTFTGLAHRCQWVGVHHEVNWYDDSKATNVGAALAAIEGLGDDISGKLVLIAGGDGKGADFSALRAPVSRYCRAVVLLGRDAARLADALGDAVPLIRVETLEEAVLRCAEQAQPGDAVLLSPACASLDMFKNFEERGQRFAQAAGRLA, from the coding sequence GTGTCATTGATCGCTTCTGACCACTTCCGCATCGTTGTCGGCCTCGGCAAGAGCGGCATGTCTCTGGTTCGCTTCCTGGCGAATCGAGGCATTGCCTTCGCCGTCGCCGACACCCGCGCCCAGCCGCCGGAACTGGAAACGTTGCGCCGCGACTATCCGCAGGTAGAGGTGCGCTGTGGCGAGCTGGATGTCGACTTCCTCTGCCGTGCCGATGAACTGTACGTAAGCCCGGGCCTTGCCCTGGCCACCCCTGCCTTGCACGCTGCTGCTGAGCGCGGCGTGCGGCTGTCCGGAGACATCGAACTGTTCGCCCGTCACGCCAAGGCGCCGATCGTTGCCATTACCGGCTCCAATGCCAAGAGCACCGTGACCACCTTGGTCGGTGACATGGCGCAGGCTGCCGGCAAACGCGTGGCCGTCGGCGGCAACCTGGGCACGCCGGCGCTCGATCTGCTCGATGATGAGATCGAGCTGTACGTGCTGGAGCTGTCGAGCTTCCAACTGGAGACCACCGACCAGCTCAACGCCAAGGTGGCGACGGTACTCAACATCAGCGAAGACCACATGGACCGCTACAGTGGCCTGCCGGCCTACCATATGGCCAAGCACCGCATCTTTCGTGGCGCCGAGCAAGTGGTCATCAACCGCGCCGATGCCCTGAGTCGACCGCTGCCGGTCGAAGGGCGTCCGACCTGGAGCTTTGGCCTCAACGCCCCAGACTTCAAAGCCTTCGGCCTGCGCGAATTCGACGGTGAGAAATACCTGGCCTTCGAATTCGAACGCCTGCTGCCGGTGCGCGAGCTCAAGGTGCGCGGTGCGCACAACCAGAGCAACGCGCTTGCGGCGCTGGCGCTGGGCCATGCCGTCGGTCTGCCGTTCGCGCCGATGCTCGAAGCGCTGCGCACCTTCACCGGTCTCGCGCACCGCTGCCAGTGGGTTGGCGTGCACCATGAGGTCAACTGGTACGACGATTCCAAGGCCACCAACGTCGGCGCTGCGCTGGCAGCCATCGAAGGCCTGGGCGATGACATCAGCGGCAAGCTGGTATTGATTGCCGGTGGCGATGGCAAGGGCGCGGACTTTTCCGCCCTGCGCGCGCCGGTTTCGCGTTACTGCCGGGCCGTGGTGCTGCTCGGCCGCGACGCCGCGCGCCTGGCCGATGCGCTCGGTGATGCGGTGCCGCTGATCCGCGTCGAAACCCTGGAGGAAGCAGTACTGCGCTGCGCCGAGCAGGCCCAGCCCGGCGATGCCGTGTTGCTTTCGCCGGCCTGCGCGAGCCTCGACATGTTCAAGAACTTCGAAGAACGCGGACAGCGCTTCGCCCAGGCGGCAGGGAGGCTGGCATGA
- the ftsW gene encoding putative lipid II flippase FtsW, translated as MIFGIIKPYPSPLISGRGIDLDFAFLAGCLALLGLGLVMITSASSEVAALQSGNPLYHMIRHLVYVGLGVAACGVTMLVPISTWQRMGFMMLVGAFALLVLVLVPGIGREVNGSMRWIGFSFFNVQPSEIAKVFVVIYLAGYLVRRQQEVRESWMGFFKPFIVLLPMAGLLLMEPDFGATVVMMGAAAAMLFLGGVGLFRFSLMVVLAVLAVFVLVQAQPYRMARLITFTDPWSDQFGSGYQLTQALIAFGRGEWLGVGLGNSVQKQFYLPEAHTDFVFSVLAEELGVVGTLCTVALFVFVTVRALYIGLWAEKAKQFFAAYMAFGLAFLWIGQFLINIGVNVGLLPTKGLTLPFLSYGGSSLVICCACVGLLLRIEWESRTHLGSEEHEFNENDFAEEPTHGR; from the coding sequence ATGATCTTCGGCATCATCAAGCCTTATCCGTCACCGCTGATCAGCGGCCGTGGCATCGATCTAGATTTCGCCTTCCTCGCCGGTTGCCTGGCATTGCTGGGCCTGGGCCTGGTGATGATCACCTCGGCTTCGTCCGAAGTGGCCGCGCTGCAGTCGGGCAATCCGCTGTATCACATGATTCGCCATCTGGTTTACGTCGGCCTGGGCGTTGCCGCCTGTGGCGTGACCATGCTGGTGCCGATTTCCACCTGGCAGCGCATGGGCTTCATGATGCTGGTGGGCGCCTTCGCCCTGCTGGTGCTGGTGCTGGTGCCGGGCATCGGCCGGGAAGTGAACGGTTCGATGCGCTGGATCGGTTTCAGCTTCTTCAACGTTCAGCCCTCGGAAATCGCCAAGGTCTTCGTGGTCATCTACCTGGCCGGCTACCTGGTACGCCGCCAGCAGGAAGTGCGCGAGAGCTGGATGGGCTTCTTCAAGCCGTTCATCGTCCTGCTGCCCATGGCCGGTCTGCTGCTGATGGAGCCTGACTTTGGCGCCACCGTGGTGATGATGGGCGCCGCTGCGGCCATGCTGTTCCTCGGCGGGGTTGGGTTGTTCCGCTTCAGCCTGATGGTGGTGCTGGCGGTGCTGGCGGTGTTCGTCCTGGTGCAGGCGCAGCCGTACCGGATGGCGCGACTGATTACCTTCACCGACCCGTGGTCGGACCAGTTCGGTTCCGGTTACCAGCTGACCCAGGCGCTGATCGCGTTCGGACGCGGTGAATGGCTGGGCGTAGGCCTGGGCAACAGCGTACAGAAGCAGTTCTACCTGCCTGAAGCGCACACCGACTTCGTGTTCTCGGTACTCGCCGAAGAACTGGGCGTGGTCGGAACCCTGTGCACCGTGGCGCTGTTTGTGTTCGTCACCGTACGCGCACTGTACATCGGTTTGTGGGCCGAAAAGGCAAAGCAATTCTTCGCCGCCTACATGGCCTTCGGCCTGGCGTTTCTGTGGATCGGCCAGTTCCTCATCAACATCGGCGTGAACGTCGGCCTGCTGCCGACCAAAGGCCTGACCTTGCCTTTCCTCAGTTATGGCGGCAGCTCGCTGGTGATCTGCTGCGCCTGCGTAGGGCTGCTGCTGCGGATCGAGTGGGAGAGTCGAACGCATTTGGGCAGCGAAGAGCACGAATTCAACGAGAACGACTTTGCCGAGGAGCCCACCCATGGTCGCTGA
- the murG gene encoding undecaprenyldiphospho-muramoylpentapeptide beta-N-acetylglucosaminyltransferase, giving the protein MVADGKNVLIMAGGTGGHVFPALACAREFQARGYTVHWLGTPRGIENELVPQAGLTLHLIQVSGLRGKGKLSLLKAPLTLVKAVLQARRIMQALKPVCVLGFGGYVTGPGGVAARLCGIPLVIHEQNARAGTANRLLVPMAARVCEAFPDTFAASDKRRTTGNPVRAELFLASPRAPLAERRAKLLVLGGSLGAEPLNKLLPKALSEVAPELRPEVFHQAGKQHAQVTAERYREAGVDAQVEPFIKDMAHAYGWADMVVCRAGALTVSELAAAGLPSLLVPLPHAIDDHQTHNAHYLADEGAAFLMPQATTGAAQLAERLNEVLMQPEKLNTMAGTARRLAKPAATSTVVEICLEVANG; this is encoded by the coding sequence ATGGTCGCTGACGGCAAGAATGTACTGATCATGGCCGGCGGCACCGGGGGCCATGTGTTCCCGGCGCTGGCCTGCGCGCGCGAGTTCCAGGCCCGCGGCTACACCGTGCACTGGCTCGGCACGCCTCGCGGCATCGAGAATGAACTGGTGCCCCAGGCCGGACTGACCCTGCACCTGATTCAGGTCAGCGGCTTGCGCGGCAAGGGCAAGCTGTCTTTGCTCAAGGCGCCGTTGACGCTGGTCAAGGCCGTGCTGCAGGCCCGGCGCATCATGCAGGCACTCAAGCCTGTGTGCGTGCTTGGCTTCGGTGGCTATGTCACCGGCCCAGGTGGCGTCGCTGCAAGGCTGTGCGGCATCCCGCTGGTCATTCACGAACAAAATGCCCGCGCAGGCACGGCCAACCGCCTGCTGGTCCCGATGGCTGCACGGGTGTGCGAAGCCTTCCCGGACACCTTCGCCGCCAGCGACAAGCGCCGCACCACGGGTAATCCGGTGCGCGCCGAACTGTTCCTGGCAAGCCCACGCGCGCCTCTGGCCGAACGCCGCGCCAAGCTGCTGGTGCTCGGTGGCAGCCTGGGTGCGGAACCATTGAACAAATTGCTACCTAAGGCCCTGTCGGAGGTCGCCCCCGAGCTGCGCCCCGAGGTGTTCCATCAGGCCGGCAAGCAACATGCGCAGGTCACCGCCGAGCGCTACCGCGAAGCGGGCGTCGACGCGCAGGTCGAACCCTTCATCAAGGACATGGCCCACGCCTATGGCTGGGCCGACATGGTGGTCTGCCGCGCAGGCGCGCTGACCGTCAGTGAGCTGGCGGCAGCCGGCCTGCCGTCGCTGCTGGTGCCGCTGCCCCATGCCATCGACGACCACCAGACCCACAATGCCCATTACCTGGCTGACGAGGGCGCTGCCTTCCTCATGCCACAAGCTACAACTGGCGCAGCGCAGCTCGCTGAACGCCTGAACGAGGTGCTGATGCAACCCGAGAAACTGAACACCATGGCCGGCACCGCCCGCCGCCTGGCCAAGCCTGCTGCAACCAGCACCGTTGTCGAGATCTGCCTGGAGGTGGCCAATGGTTGA
- the murC gene encoding UDP-N-acetylmuramate--L-alanine ligase: MVESQKAMPHPKMGRIRRIHFVGIGGVGMCGIAEVLLNLGYQVSGSDLKASLVTERLQTFGAEIFVGHRAENAASADVLVVSSAINPANPEVATALERRIPVVPRAEMLAELMRYRHGIAVAGTHGKTTTTSLLASVFAAGGLDPTFVIGGRLTAAGTNAQLGTSRYLIAEADESDASFLHLQPMVAVVTNIDADHMATYEGDFNKLKKTFVEFLHNLPFYGLAVMCLDDPVVREILPQVKRPTVTYGFSDEADIRAINVRQQGMQTHFTVLRRDLAPLEVSVNMPGNHNVLNALATIAIGTDEGISDEAIIQGLSGFQGVGRRFQVYGELPVEGGSVMLVDDYGHHPTEVAAVIKAVRGGWPSRRLVIVYQPHRYSRTRDLYDDFVQVLGDANVLLLMEVYPAGEEPIPGADSRQLCHSIRQRGKLDPIYIERGAELAPLVKPLLRAGDILLCQGAGDVGGLAPQLMKSPLFAGAISKQESAQ, translated from the coding sequence ATGGTTGAGAGCCAGAAAGCCATGCCTCATCCGAAGATGGGCCGCATTCGCCGTATCCACTTCGTCGGTATCGGTGGCGTGGGCATGTGCGGCATTGCCGAAGTGCTGCTGAACCTGGGCTACCAGGTGTCCGGCTCGGACCTCAAGGCCTCGCTGGTCACCGAGCGTCTGCAAACCTTCGGTGCTGAAATTTTCGTCGGTCACCGCGCCGAGAACGCCGCCAGTGCCGATGTGCTGGTGGTGTCGAGCGCCATCAACCCGGCCAACCCGGAAGTCGCCACCGCGCTGGAGCGCCGCATCCCCGTGGTGCCACGGGCCGAAATGCTCGCTGAGCTGATGCGCTATCGCCACGGCATCGCGGTGGCTGGCACCCATGGCAAGACCACCACCACCAGTCTGCTGGCATCGGTGTTCGCTGCCGGTGGCCTGGACCCGACCTTCGTCATCGGTGGCCGACTGACCGCTGCCGGCACCAATGCGCAGCTGGGCACCAGCCGTTACCTGATTGCCGAGGCCGATGAAAGCGACGCCAGCTTCCTGCACCTGCAACCGATGGTCGCGGTGGTCACCAACATCGATGCCGACCACATGGCCACCTACGAGGGCGATTTCAACAAGCTGAAGAAAACCTTCGTCGAGTTCCTGCACAACCTGCCGTTCTATGGCCTGGCGGTGATGTGCCTGGACGATCCGGTGGTGCGCGAAATCCTTCCACAGGTCAAGCGCCCCACCGTGACCTATGGCTTCAGTGACGAGGCCGACATCCGTGCCATCAACGTGCGTCAGCAGGGCATGCAGACCCACTTCACCGTGCTGCGCCGCGACCTCGCGCCGCTCGAGGTGTCGGTGAACATGCCGGGCAACCACAACGTGCTCAATGCCCTGGCGACCATCGCTATCGGCACCGACGAGGGCATCAGCGACGAAGCGATCATCCAGGGTCTGTCGGGCTTCCAGGGTGTCGGTCGACGCTTCCAGGTCTATGGCGAGCTGCCGGTCGAGGGTGGCAGCGTGATGCTGGTCGACGACTATGGCCATCACCCCACCGAAGTGGCTGCGGTGATCAAGGCCGTACGTGGCGGCTGGCCGAGCCGGCGCCTGGTCATCGTCTACCAGCCGCACCGCTACAGCCGCACCCGCGACCTGTACGACGATTTCGTGCAGGTGCTGGGTGACGCCAACGTCCTGCTGCTGATGGAGGTCTACCCGGCCGGCGAAGAGCCGATTCCCGGCGCCGACAGCCGTCAGCTTTGCCACAGCATTCGCCAGCGCGGCAAACTCGATCCCATCTACATCGAGCGTGGCGCCGAGCTGGCCCCACTGGTCAAGCCGCTGCTGCGCGCCGGCGACATCCTGCTTTGTCAGGGTGCCGGCGATGTCGGTGGTCTGGCCCCGCAATTGATGAAAAGCCCGCTGTTTGCCGGCGCCATCAGCAAACAGGAGTCCGCGCAATGA
- a CDS encoding D-alanine--D-alanine ligase, translating to MNSAYANLHSTLDVKAFGRVAVLYGGKSAEREVSLKSGNAVLGALSAAGVDVVGIDVGDDLLQRLLSERIDRAFIILHGRGGEDGSMQGLLECLGIPYTGSGILASALAMDKLRTKQVWQSLGIPTPRHAVLASENDCIRAATELGFPLIVKPAHEGSSIGMAKVNSAQELVAAWQDAARYDSQVLVEQWIHGPEFTVAVLRGQVLPPIALGTPHSFYDYDAKYLADDTQYRIPCGLDSAREQELIDLTARACDAIGIDGWGRLDVMQDEQGRFWLLEVNTAPGMTDHSLVPMAARAAGLDFQQLVLAILAASVETRG from the coding sequence ATGAACAGCGCCTACGCCAACCTGCATTCCACCCTCGACGTCAAAGCCTTCGGCCGGGTCGCCGTTCTGTACGGCGGCAAAAGCGCCGAGCGCGAAGTGTCGCTCAAATCCGGCAATGCCGTGCTCGGTGCCCTGAGCGCTGCGGGTGTCGATGTGGTCGGCATCGATGTCGGTGACGACCTGCTGCAACGTCTGCTCAGCGAAAGGATCGACCGCGCCTTCATCATTCTGCACGGCCGCGGCGGCGAAGACGGCAGTATGCAGGGCCTGCTGGAGTGCCTGGGCATTCCCTACACCGGCAGTGGCATCCTCGCGTCGGCGCTGGCCATGGACAAGCTGCGCACCAAGCAGGTGTGGCAGAGCCTGGGCATTCCGACACCTCGTCACGCCGTGCTCGCGTCTGAAAACGACTGTATTCGCGCCGCCACGGAACTGGGCTTCCCGTTGATCGTCAAACCGGCCCATGAAGGTTCAAGTATCGGCATGGCCAAGGTGAACAGCGCCCAGGAACTGGTCGCCGCCTGGCAAGACGCCGCCCGCTACGATTCCCAGGTCCTTGTCGAGCAATGGATTCATGGTCCCGAGTTCACTGTCGCAGTCTTGCGCGGCCAGGTGCTGCCGCCGATTGCCTTGGGCACACCGCATTCGTTCTACGACTACGACGCCAAATACCTCGCCGATGACACCCAGTACCGCATTCCCTGCGGCCTCGACAGCGCGCGAGAACAGGAACTGATCGATCTGACTGCCCGCGCCTGCGATGCCATCGGTATCGACGGCTGGGGGCGGCTGGACGTGATGCAGGACGAGCAGGGCCGTTTCTGGCTGCTCGAAGTCAACACCGCACCAGGCATGACCGATCATAGCCTGGTACCCATGGCGGCCCGCGCGGCTGGCCTGGACTTCCAGCAGTTGGTGCTGGCGATCCTGGCTGCCAGCGTCGAGACGCGAGGTTAA
- a CDS encoding cell division protein FtsQ/DivIB: MQGAMVRHQQPATGRNKPVPRGASRLEATEPMSARLPKANFGFIKRLLWPVLLVAAGFGAYEGAIRLMPYADRPISKIAVQGDLSYISQKAVQQRIAPFVAASFFSVDLSAMRAELETMPWIAHAEVRRVWPDEVVVRLEEQLPVARWGDAALLNNQGQAFTPRELSNYQHLPQLAGPQRAQQKVMQQYQVLSQMLRPLGFSIARLELRERGSWFLTTGASSSGQGIELLLGRDNLLEKMRRFIAIYDKTLKEQINNIARIDLRYANGLAVGWREPIAPTTAQPAVAKN; this comes from the coding sequence ATGCAAGGCGCGATGGTACGTCATCAGCAACCCGCCACCGGCCGTAACAAGCCGGTGCCGCGCGGTGCCAGCCGACTGGAGGCCACCGAGCCGATGTCGGCGCGCCTGCCCAAGGCCAACTTCGGCTTCATCAAGCGTCTGTTGTGGCCGGTGTTGCTGGTCGCGGCAGGCTTCGGGGCCTATGAAGGGGCGATTCGCCTGATGCCCTACGCCGATCGGCCAATCAGCAAGATCGCCGTCCAGGGTGATCTGAGTTACATCAGCCAGAAGGCCGTGCAGCAACGGATCGCGCCCTTCGTGGCGGCAAGCTTCTTCAGCGTCGACCTTTCGGCGATGCGCGCCGAACTGGAAACCATGCCGTGGATCGCCCATGCCGAAGTTCGTCGGGTATGGCCCGACGAAGTGGTGGTGCGCCTGGAAGAGCAGCTACCGGTAGCCCGCTGGGGGGACGCGGCTTTGCTGAACAATCAGGGGCAGGCGTTCACGCCGCGCGAGCTGTCCAACTACCAGCACCTGCCGCAGTTGGCCGGGCCGCAGCGTGCGCAGCAGAAAGTCATGCAGCAGTACCAGGTCCTGAGTCAGATGCTGCGTCCGCTGGGCTTCTCGATCGCCCGTCTGGAATTGCGCGAGCGTGGCAGCTGGTTCCTGACCACTGGCGCCAGCAGTTCCGGCCAGGGCATCGAGCTGCTGCTGGGGCGCGACAACCTGCTCGAGAAGATGCGCCGCTTCATTGCCATATACGACAAGACACTCAAAGAGCAGATCAACAACATCGCCCGCATTGATCTGCGCTACGCCAACGGCCTGGCCGTTGGCTGGCGGGAACCGATTGCACCGACGACGGCCCAACCCGCCGTTGCGAAGAATTAG
- the ftsA gene encoding cell division protein FtsA, giving the protein MANAQSGKMIVGLDIGTSKVVALVGEVAADGTLEIVGIGTHPSRGLKKGVVVNIESTVQSIQRAVEEAQLMAGCRIHSAFVGVAGNHIRSLNSHGIVAIRDREVSVADLERVLDAAQAVAIPADQRVLHTLPQDYVIDNQEGVREPLGMSGVRLEAKVHVVTCAVNAAQNIEKCVRRCGLEIDDIILEQLASAYAVLTDDEKELGVCIVDIGGGTTDIAIFTEGAIRHTAVIPIAGDQVTNDIAMALRTPTQYAEEIKIRYACALAKLASAGETIKVPSVGDRPPRELSRQALAEVVEPRYDELFTLIQAELRRSGYEDLIPAGIVLTGGTAKMEGAVELAEEIFHMPVRLGVPHSVRGLSDVVRNPIYSTGVGLLTYGLHKQTDDMPLSGNSSNNSYGEEPKAPVLERFKRWVQGNF; this is encoded by the coding sequence ATGGCAAACGCGCAGAGCGGCAAAATGATCGTCGGGCTGGATATCGGCACCTCCAAGGTGGTGGCGCTGGTGGGTGAAGTCGCTGCCGACGGCACCCTGGAAATCGTTGGCATCGGCACCCACCCGTCCCGCGGCCTGAAGAAGGGCGTGGTGGTCAACATCGAATCGACCGTGCAGTCGATCCAGCGTGCCGTGGAGGAAGCCCAGCTGATGGCCGGCTGCCGCATCCACTCGGCGTTCGTTGGCGTGGCCGGTAATCACATTCGTAGCCTCAACTCCCACGGCATCGTTGCCATTCGCGACCGCGAGGTCAGCGTCGCCGACCTCGAGCGCGTACTCGATGCCGCCCAGGCCGTGGCCATCCCCGCCGACCAGCGTGTGCTGCATACCCTGCCGCAGGACTACGTGATCGACAACCAGGAGGGCGTTCGCGAGCCACTGGGCATGTCGGGCGTGCGTCTGGAGGCCAAGGTCCACGTGGTCACCTGCGCGGTGAACGCGGCGCAGAACATCGAAAAGTGCGTGCGTCGCTGCGGCCTGGAAATCGACGACATCATCCTCGAGCAACTGGCCTCGGCCTATGCCGTGCTGACCGATGACGAAAAAGAGCTTGGGGTGTGCATCGTCGACATCGGTGGCGGCACCACCGACATCGCGATCTTCACCGAGGGCGCCATTCGCCATACCGCGGTGATTCCGATTGCCGGTGACCAGGTCACCAATGACATTGCCATGGCCCTGCGCACCCCGACCCAGTACGCCGAGGAAATCAAGATTCGCTACGCCTGCGCCCTGGCCAAGCTGGCCAGCGCCGGCGAAACCATCAAGGTGCCAAGCGTCGGTGATCGTCCGCCGCGCGAACTGTCCCGCCAGGCCCTGGCCGAAGTGGTCGAGCCGCGCTACGACGAACTGTTCACGCTGATCCAGGCCGAGCTGCGTCGCAGCGGCTACGAAGACCTGATCCCGGCCGGCATCGTCCTCACCGGCGGCACCGCGAAGATGGAAGGTGCGGTCGAGCTGGCCGAAGAAATTTTCCACATGCCGGTACGCCTGGGCGTGCCGCACAGCGTTCGGGGCCTGAGCGACGTGGTTCGCAACCCGATCTATTCCACCGGTGTGGGGCTGCTCACCTACGGTCTGCACAAGCAGACCGACGATATGCCTCTGTCCGGCAACAGCAGCAACAACAGCTATGGCGAGGAACCGAAGGCCCCAGTGCTCGAACGCTTCAAGCGCTGGGTCCAGGGCAACTTCTAA
- the ftsZ gene encoding cell division protein FtsZ, whose amino-acid sequence MFELVDNVPQSPVIKVIGVGGGGGNAVNHMVKSNIEGVEFICANTDAQALKSIGARTILQLGTGVTKGLGAGANPEVGRQAALEDRERIAEVLQGTNMVFITTGMGGGTGTGAAPIIAEVAKEMGILTVAVVTRPFPFEGRKRMQIADEGIRMLAESVDSLITIPNEKLLTILGKDASLLSAFAKADDVLAGAVRGISDIIKRPGMINVDFADVRTVMGEMGMAMMGTGCASGPNRAREATEAAIRNPLLEDVNLQGARGILVNITAGPDLSLGEYSDVGSIIEAFASDHAMVKVGTVIDPDMRDELHVTVVATGLGARIEKPVKVIDNTLQTAQAAFEASNPAQPARPAEQPSVNYRDLERPTVMRNQAHAGAAAAAKANPQDDLDYLDIPAFLRRQAD is encoded by the coding sequence ATGTTCGAGCTCGTAGACAACGTCCCGCAAAGCCCGGTCATCAAAGTGATCGGCGTCGGTGGCGGCGGTGGCAACGCCGTCAACCACATGGTCAAAAGCAACATCGAAGGTGTGGAGTTCATCTGCGCCAACACCGATGCCCAGGCACTCAAGAGCATTGGTGCGCGCACCATCCTGCAACTGGGTACCGGCGTCACCAAGGGCCTGGGTGCTGGCGCCAATCCGGAAGTCGGTCGTCAGGCCGCTCTGGAAGACCGTGAGCGCATCGCCGAGGTGCTGCAGGGCACCAACATGGTGTTCATCACTACCGGCATGGGCGGTGGTACCGGTACCGGTGCCGCACCGATCATCGCCGAAGTGGCGAAAGAGATGGGCATCCTCACCGTTGCCGTGGTGACCCGTCCGTTCCCGTTCGAAGGTCGCAAGCGCATGCAGATCGCCGATGAAGGCATCCGCATGCTGGCCGAGAGCGTCGACTCGTTGATCACCATCCCCAACGAAAAACTGCTGACCATCCTCGGCAAGGACGCCAGCTTGCTGTCCGCCTTCGCCAAGGCTGACGACGTGTTGGCCGGTGCCGTTCGCGGTATCTCGGACATCATCAAGCGTCCAGGCATGATCAACGTCGACTTCGCCGACGTGCGCACCGTGATGGGCGAAATGGGCATGGCGATGATGGGTACCGGCTGCGCCAGCGGCCCGAACCGCGCCCGCGAAGCCACCGAGGCGGCGATCCGCAATCCGCTGCTCGAAGACGTCAACCTGCAAGGCGCGCGTGGCATTCTGGTGAACATCACCGCAGGTCCTGACCTGTCGCTGGGTGAGTACTCCGATGTCGGTAGCATCATCGAAGCGTTCGCCTCCGACCACGCCATGGTCAAGGTCGGCACCGTGATCGATCCGGACATGCGTGACGAGCTGCACGTGACCGTCGTGGCCACCGGCCTGGGCGCGCGCATCGAGAAGCCGGTCAAGGTCATCGACAACACCCTGCAGACTGCCCAGGCAGCCTTCGAGGCGTCGAACCCTGCCCAGCCAGCCCGTCCTGCCGAGCAGCCGTCGGTCAACTACCGTGACCTGGAACGCCCGACCGTCATGCGCAACCAGGCCCACGCCGGTGCAGCCGCTGCGGCCAAGGCCAACCCTCAGGATGACCTGGACTACCTGGACATCCCGGCCTTCCTGCGTCGTCAGGCCGATTAA
- the lpxC gene encoding UDP-3-O-acyl-N-acetylglucosamine deacetylase — protein sequence MIRQRTLKNTIRATGIGLHSGEKVYLTLKPAPIDTGIVFRRADLDPVVEIAARAANVGETTMSTTLVNGDIKVDTVEHLLSAMAGLGIDNAYVELSASEVPIMDGSAGPFVFLIQSAGLEEQDAPKKFIRILREVTVVEGDKRATFLPFEGFKVSFEIDFDHPVLRDRTQSASVDFSSTSFVKEVSRARTFGFMRDIEYLRKHNLALGGSVENAIVVDEEGVLNEDGLRYEDEFVKHKILDAIGDLYLLGNSLIGEFKGFKSGHSLNNQLLRKLIAETDAWEVVVFEDASTAPISYMRPVAAV from the coding sequence ATGATTAGACAACGCACCCTGAAGAACACCATCCGCGCCACCGGCATCGGTCTGCATTCCGGGGAGAAGGTCTACCTGACCCTCAAGCCGGCGCCCATCGATACCGGTATCGTCTTTCGTCGTGCCGATCTCGATCCTGTGGTCGAGATCGCTGCACGTGCGGCCAATGTTGGCGAGACCACCATGTCGACCACGCTGGTCAACGGTGACATCAAGGTCGATACCGTCGAGCACCTGCTTTCCGCCATGGCGGGCCTGGGCATCGATAACGCCTACGTCGAGCTCTCCGCCTCGGAAGTGCCGATCATGGATGGTAGCGCAGGCCCCTTCGTATTCCTGATTCAGTCCGCCGGCCTGGAAGAACAGGACGCACCCAAGAAGTTCATCCGTATCCTGCGTGAGGTAACCGTGGTAGAGGGCGACAAGCGCGCCACCTTCCTGCCTTTCGAAGGGTTCAAGGTGAGCTTCGAGATCGACTTCGATCACCCGGTACTGCGTGACCGTACCCAAAGCGCCAGTGTCGACTTCTCCAGCACGTCGTTCGTCAAGGAAGTCAGCCGCGCCCGTACTTTCGGGTTCATGCGCGACATCGAGTACCTGCGCAAGCACAACCTCGCACTGGGCGGTAGCGTCGAGAACGCCATCGTGGTCGATGAGGAGGGCGTGCTCAACGAAGATGGTCTTCGTTATGAAGACGAATTCGTCAAGCACAAGATCCTCGATGCCATTGGCGATCTTTACCTGCTGGGCAACAGCCTGATCGGCGAGTTCAAGGGCTTCAAGTCCGGCCACTCGCTGAACAACCAGCTGCTGCGCAAGCTGATTGCCGAAACTGATGCTTGGGAAGTGGTCGTTTTCGAAGATGCCAGTACGGCACCGATCTCCTACATGCGCCCTGTTGCAGCCGTGTAG